One genomic window of Azospirillaceae bacterium includes the following:
- the pqqE gene encoding pyrroloquinoline quinone biosynthesis protein PqqE: MTHLSSPPDRTRAVEAPMGLLVELTHRCPLRCPYCSNPVELQRAGEELDTATWKRVLDEAAALGILQLHFSGGEPTARKDLPELVRHAAGLGLYSNLITSGVLLDRASLAVLADAGLDHVQLSFQDVETESAERIGGMPGAQARKLVLARLVTDAGLPLTLNFVVHRQNLERLPQMIALGLELGAGRIEVAHVQYYGWSLMNRDALLPSRDQLTAATQVVEAARARLKGRMVIDYVPPDYYAARPKACMGGWARRFMNVSPSGKALPCHAAETLPGFDWPSVATGSLAAAWYDSEAFNRYRGTAWMPEPCQSCDRKEVDWGGCRCQAFALTGDAGRVDPACALSPDHGVMLAAVANRGEAPAEFVYRQYATQAGQAGKREKVTAGEAWPADA; the protein is encoded by the coding sequence ATGACCCACCTGTCCTCCCCTCCTGACAGGACGCGCGCGGTAGAGGCCCCGATGGGCCTGCTGGTGGAACTGACCCACCGCTGCCCCTTGCGCTGCCCCTACTGCTCCAACCCGGTGGAATTGCAGCGGGCGGGGGAGGAATTGGACACCGCCACCTGGAAACGCGTCCTGGATGAGGCGGCGGCCCTGGGCATCCTGCAACTGCATTTTTCAGGCGGGGAGCCGACGGCGCGCAAGGACCTGCCGGAACTGGTGCGCCATGCCGCCGGGCTGGGCCTGTACAGCAACCTCATCACCTCCGGCGTGCTGCTCGACCGGGCGTCATTGGCCGTGCTGGCCGATGCCGGCCTGGACCATGTGCAGCTGAGTTTCCAGGACGTGGAAACCGAAAGTGCGGAGCGCATCGGCGGCATGCCGGGCGCGCAGGCGCGCAAGCTGGTGCTGGCCCGCCTGGTGACGGATGCCGGCCTGCCCCTGACCCTGAACTTCGTCGTTCATCGCCAGAACCTGGAACGCCTGCCACAGATGATAGCGCTGGGCCTGGAACTGGGTGCCGGCCGCATCGAGGTGGCGCACGTCCAGTATTATGGCTGGAGCCTGATGAACCGCGACGCCCTGCTGCCCAGCCGGGACCAGCTGACGGCGGCGACCCAGGTGGTGGAGGCGGCGCGGGCGCGGCTGAAAGGCCGGATGGTGATCGATTATGTGCCGCCGGATTATTACGCCGCCCGGCCCAAGGCCTGCATGGGCGGCTGGGCCCGGCGCTTCATGAACGTCTCGCCCTCCGGCAAGGCGCTGCCCTGCCACGCGGCGGAGACCCTACCGGGTTTCGACTGGCCGTCCGTCGCCACCGGCAGCCTGGCGGCGGCCTGGTACGACAGCGAGGCGTTCAACCGCTATCGCGGCACGGCCTGGATGCCGGAACCCTGCCAGTCCTGCGACCGGAAGGAAGTGGACTGGGGCGGTTGCCGCTGCCAGGCCTTCGCCCTGACCGGTGATGCCGGCCGTGTCGACCCGGCCTGCGCCCTGTCGCCCGATCACGGCGTCATGCTGGCGGCTGTGGCCAACCGGGGTGAGGCGCCGGCCGAGTTTGTCTATCGCCAATACGCCACCCAGGCGGGCCAAGCCGGGAAGCGGGAGAAGGTGACGGCGGGGGAGGCATGGCCCGCCGACGCCTGA
- the pqqD gene encoding pyrroloquinoline quinone biosynthesis peptide chaperone PqqD: MAEEGDMIVDTVGEAAVPAFARGVKFRFDTTRQSWIVLAPERLFLPDEPATEILKLVDGQRSLGAIIDDLAARFGVPREEMAGDVRTMLRDLADKGAVTL, from the coding sequence ATGGCCGAAGAAGGCGACATGATCGTCGATACGGTGGGTGAGGCGGCCGTCCCGGCCTTTGCCCGGGGTGTGAAGTTCCGCTTTGACACCACCCGTCAAAGCTGGATCGTTCTGGCACCGGAACGATTGTTCCTGCCGGATGAGCCGGCGACGGAGATCCTGAAGCTGGTGGATGGCCAGCGCAGCCTGGGCGCCATCATCGATGACCTGGCCGCGCGTTTTGGGGTGCCCCGCGAGGAGATGGCGGGCGATGTCCGCACCATGCTGCGCGACCTGGCCGACAAGGGGGCCGTCACCCTATGA
- the pqqC gene encoding pyrroloquinoline-quinone synthase PqqC, whose translation MDEPLSPDALEAALRQVGATRYHNLHPFHKLLHSGALDRGQVQAWALNRYYYQSRIPAKDAVLLSRLPTPDLRRLWRSRIEDHDGFPGADTPANGGIERWLRLATGVGLDRDYVESTAGILPATRYAVDAYVALVRDRSVLEAIASSLTEMFSPTIIAERVSGMLANYDFITQETLAYFTPRLTQAPRDVDFALAYVKQHARTLEQQQAAIAALTEKCNILWAQLDALHFAYVEPGYIPPGAFVPEGR comes from the coding sequence ATTGACGAACCGCTGTCGCCTGACGCGCTGGAGGCGGCGCTGCGCCAGGTGGGCGCCACGCGCTATCACAACCTGCACCCCTTCCATAAGCTGCTGCACAGCGGCGCCCTGGACCGGGGGCAGGTGCAAGCCTGGGCACTGAACCGCTATTATTATCAAAGCCGTATCCCGGCGAAGGACGCCGTGCTGCTGTCCCGCCTGCCCACGCCCGACCTGCGCCGCCTGTGGCGCAGCCGGATTGAGGATCACGACGGTTTCCCCGGTGCCGATACGCCCGCCAATGGCGGCATTGAGCGCTGGTTGCGGCTGGCCACCGGCGTGGGCCTGGACCGCGACTATGTGGAATCCACCGCCGGCATCCTGCCGGCCACCCGCTACGCCGTGGACGCCTATGTCGCCCTGGTGCGCGACCGGTCGGTGCTGGAGGCCATCGCCTCCTCGCTGACGGAGATGTTCTCCCCCACCATCATCGCCGAGCGCGTGTCCGGCATGCTGGCCAACTACGACTTCATCACCCAGGAAACGCTGGCCTATTTCACGCCGCGCCTGACCCAGGCGCCGCGCGACGTGGACTTCGCCCTGGCGTATGTGAAGCAGCATGCCCGCACGCTGGAACAGCAGCAGGCCGCCATCGCCGCGCTGACGGAGAAGTGCAACATCCTGTGGGCACAGCTGGATGCCCTGCACTTCGCCTATGTCGAGCCCGGCTACATCCCGCCCGGCGCCTTCGTGCCGGAAGGACGCTAG
- the pqqB gene encoding pyrroloquinoline quinone biosynthesis protein PqqB, with protein sequence MHIIVLGAAAGGGFPQWNSHAVACRRARAGDPAVRPRTQASLAVSHDGRRWFLLNASPDLREQIAATPALHPNHGQRSTPIAGVVLSGGDVDVIAGLLSLRERQPFTVHATARTLGILDANPIFEVLARDVVARSPLALNERVPLTGGGFATEMGGLWVELFPVPGKVPLYLEGDLQPGDAPPITEGEDTVGVAIDDGHHCLFFIPGCAEMTPALADRLRGADLVFFDGTLYTDTEMIKAGLGAKTGLRMGHMSVDATLRAFNGLDVRRRIFIHINNSNPILMDDSLERQAVDRAGWEVAYDGMDITL encoded by the coding sequence ATGCATATCATTGTCCTCGGCGCGGCGGCCGGCGGCGGGTTCCCGCAATGGAATTCCCACGCTGTGGCCTGTCGGCGGGCGCGTGCCGGCGATCCGGCGGTGCGGCCCCGCACCCAAGCCTCGCTGGCGGTTAGCCACGACGGCCGGCGGTGGTTCCTGCTGAACGCGTCGCCCGACCTGCGTGAACAGATCGCGGCGACACCGGCCCTGCATCCCAACCATGGCCAACGGTCCACCCCCATTGCCGGTGTGGTGCTGAGCGGCGGCGACGTGGATGTCATCGCCGGCCTGTTGAGTCTGCGCGAACGGCAGCCCTTCACCGTGCATGCCACCGCGCGCACCCTGGGCATCCTGGACGCCAACCCGATTTTCGAGGTGCTGGCGCGTGACGTCGTGGCGCGCAGCCCCCTGGCCCTGAACGAACGCGTACCGCTGACCGGTGGTGGTTTCGCCACGGAAATGGGCGGCCTGTGGGTGGAACTGTTCCCCGTGCCGGGCAAGGTGCCCCTGTACCTTGAAGGCGACCTTCAACCCGGCGACGCCCCGCCGATCACGGAGGGGGAGGACACGGTGGGTGTCGCCATCGACGACGGCCACCACTGCCTCTTCTTCATTCCCGGCTGTGCTGAGATGACACCGGCCCTGGCCGACCGCCTGCGCGGTGCCGATTTGGTGTTTTTCGACGGCACGCTTTATACCGATACCGAAATGATCAAGGCGGGCCTTGGGGCGAAAACCGGCCTGCGCATGGGACACATGAGCGTGGACGCCACGTTGAGGGCCTTCAACGGTTTGGACGTGCGTCGCCGCATCTTCATCCACATCAACAACTCCAACCCCATCCTGATGGACGACAGCTTGGAACGCCAGGCGGTGGACCGGGCGGGATGGGAGGTGGCCTACGACGGAATGGACATCACCCTATGA
- a CDS encoding SRPBCC family protein, whose amino-acid sequence MSKAYASAVLDAPVDVVWEVVGDFLGIDKWMSGIGVCERIGDVPNNTVGCVRRLVFSRDGATVVQRLLSRDVERMTFSYTLADTNLGFSDYVARVRVVPVTTTDQTFIEWAGQVGLVEDEAGEEQRAIMREAYSIGLSDLAATLKARKEQAAGSKS is encoded by the coding sequence ATGAGCAAAGCCTACGCCAGCGCCGTTCTGGATGCGCCTGTGGATGTGGTCTGGGAAGTGGTCGGCGATTTCTTGGGCATCGACAAGTGGATGTCGGGTATCGGCGTGTGTGAACGGATTGGCGATGTGCCCAACAATACCGTCGGCTGTGTCCGGCGCCTGGTGTTCAGCCGGGACGGGGCCACGGTGGTGCAGCGGCTGCTGTCGCGGGATGTGGAACGAATGACGTTCAGCTACACCCTGGCGGACACCAACCTGGGGTTTTCGGACTATGTGGCGCGGGTGCGCGTGGTGCCGGTGACCACCACCGACCAGACCTTCATCGAATGGGCCGGCCAGGTCGGCCTGGTGGAGGATGAGGCGGGGGAGGAACAACGGGCCATCATGCGTGAGGCCTACTCCATCGGTCTGTCGGACCTGGCGGCGACGCTGAAGGCCCGCAAGGAACAAGCGGCGGGGTCAAAGTCTTAA
- a CDS encoding porin, which yields MALFLGVTAISGLACLPANIAKADTTDDLLAKLLAKGILSQQEYDQLKQRKAVEAPPPPPPAAVASAAAAATAATAPPDPTIVRMTDKGIGVHVGPVDVTLSGEINGFYVHDSPDSVAPNHVVAGGLAAVGSSDNSSIRNGLLPGNFAVELKTQQEGLDIVAHFGMYPGLNSVTGAGSANSGGATRALATSGIDFRQQYLTVGNANIGTFKVGRDIGLFGQQAILNDFTLFGVGSTGGNVAPSNTSLGRIGIGYVYTDWLPQISYTTPKFGGLTATVGIFQPLDAFNFSGLSGTLSAHDDPQIQAGLNFELPADASSLVKAQLWTNVVTQDLKSVSSTEALAQGHSVSGTGWDFGAKVDIADAELVAYGYLGDGLGTTGLFFDAVSATGQKRGSDGYYVQGSYTFFKRLTLSGSYGLSRLDLASGEVNPLLVKTNESWAAGCKYKLTSWVNLICEYAHTTATAHGGNKAQEDTIAAGAIAFF from the coding sequence ATGGCTTTGTTTCTGGGCGTGACGGCGATCAGCGGGCTGGCGTGTCTGCCGGCCAACATCGCAAAAGCGGATACGACGGACGATTTGCTGGCCAAGCTGCTGGCGAAGGGCATCCTGTCCCAGCAGGAATACGACCAGCTGAAACAGCGCAAGGCGGTGGAAGCACCGCCCCCACCCCCGCCGGCGGCCGTGGCCAGCGCCGCGGCGGCGGCCACCGCGGCGACGGCGCCGCCCGACCCCACCATCGTGCGCATGACGGACAAGGGCATCGGCGTCCATGTCGGTCCGGTCGATGTCACCCTGTCGGGTGAAATCAACGGCTTCTACGTCCATGACAGCCCGGACAGCGTGGCGCCCAACCATGTCGTCGCCGGCGGCCTGGCCGCGGTGGGCAGCAGCGACAACTCCTCCATCCGCAACGGTCTGTTGCCCGGCAACTTCGCCGTGGAACTGAAGACCCAGCAGGAAGGGTTGGATATCGTCGCCCACTTCGGCATGTATCCGGGCCTGAACAGCGTGACGGGCGCCGGCAGCGCCAATTCCGGTGGTGCGACCCGGGCCCTGGCCACCTCCGGCATCGACTTCCGCCAGCAGTACCTGACGGTGGGCAACGCCAACATCGGCACGTTCAAGGTGGGCCGCGACATCGGCCTGTTCGGCCAGCAGGCCATCCTGAACGACTTCACCCTGTTCGGCGTGGGGTCCACCGGCGGCAACGTGGCGCCGTCCAACACCTCCCTGGGCCGTATCGGCATCGGCTATGTCTACACCGACTGGCTGCCGCAGATCAGCTACACCACGCCCAAGTTCGGCGGACTGACGGCCACGGTCGGCATCTTCCAGCCGCTGGACGCCTTCAACTTCTCCGGATTGTCCGGCACGCTGTCGGCCCACGACGATCCGCAAATCCAGGCGGGCCTGAACTTTGAACTGCCGGCCGACGCCAGCAGCCTGGTGAAGGCGCAGTTGTGGACCAACGTCGTGACGCAAGACCTGAAGAGCGTCTCGTCGACCGAGGCCCTGGCCCAGGGCCACAGCGTCAGCGGCACGGGCTGGGACTTCGGCGCCAAGGTGGACATCGCCGACGCCGAATTGGTGGCCTACGGCTATCTGGGCGATGGGTTGGGCACCACCGGCCTGTTCTTCGACGCCGTCAGCGCCACCGGCCAGAAACGCGGATCGGACGGCTATTACGTCCAGGGCAGCTACACCTTCTTCAAGCGGCTCACCCTGTCCGGCAGTTATGGCTTGAGCCGCCTGGACCTGGCATCGGGTGAGGTCAATCCCCTGCTGGTTAAGACCAACGAGTCCTGGGCCGCCGGCTGCAAGTACAAGCTAACCAGTTGGGTTAACCTTATCTGCGAATACGCACATACAACCGCCACGGCCCATGGCGGGAACAAGGCGCAAGAGGATACAATCGCAGCGGGCGCCATTGCCTTCTTCTGA